The Proteiniphilum propionicum genome contains the following window.
CTCAGCAAAGATACATTGTGGGACAATGCTACTCCACTTCCATCGTATATTTTCTCGCACAATTATTATTTTATGGGAGGCGACAAAGTAGAAAACTCGCAGGATTCCCGTTATTGGGGCTTACTCCCCGATGATCTGATTGTGGGTAAGGCCGCCTTTATTTGGAAATCAAAAGAGCCTTATTCCGTTAAAATCCGATGGAATAGGGTATTCAAAAAGATAGAATAATCCCCAAGAACAGAATTTTAACAACATCTCAACGCTTTTTCTTAGGAGCATAAGTTGTCATTCTTTTAACTGCTAGACACGTTCTTTGTGACCTATAGAACAAACAGCGACAATATATATTGCTCATTATCTGTCAATTTAATGAAATGAGTTATAAATGAGTTATAATTTATTGCTAATTCTTTATGAAGTTCTATTTTTACCCCTTACAAACACATATAAAAGGTGATAGTCAACGAAGAAAAAACAGACAAACATAACAAGCTACGGGCTTGAGCTATCGAAAGGATAGATATAGCAAAGAAACAGATTCAACAACAACAAAATTTACAAAATCATTAAAAACGAATTTATTATGACTAAAAAAACAATTTTAAGCAGTATTTTCGCAATAGCATTGGTAGCAGTTGCAGGAATGGGAATAACCAAGAGTGTGAACAACGATGCGAATCTTTCGGATTTGGCATTAGCTAATGTGGAAGCATTGGCTGATAGTGAATCAGGAGGGGGAGGATACTACGATTGTAAGCAAGGTACAGAAAGTAGTCATGGGACACGAGAGTTTTGGTGCGGTACATGTTCGGATACCAAAATAAATAAGAGTGGAATAACAGGAGGCTGTAGACTCAACTAAAATTATTATTTTATGAAAAAAATAGTATCTCATATTATATTTTTAACGTTTTGTGTGATATCTGGCATATCAATTCACAATTTAATAATGAAAGAAAATAAAAATATTCCAGATGTAACACTTTTTAATGTAGAAGCATTGGCTAATGCGGAATCTCCAGGACAGTTTAACTGGTGTAAAACTGGAACAATTTCCAGTTATGGTATGTGGGTTCTTCATTGTGGAAACTGCGATATGCAAATGGTTGGTTATTCAACGGGAGAGGGATATTGCTATAAAAAATAGCTTGGAGCGTGAATATGGGGGAGATAGAGTGGCTCTAAACAGATCAAATATGGACATTGTACTTCTTCTATCGCCCTCTTTTTATTGATTGACTAAAATACTTATTGGCAAATGAAATCTTTCTTTATCATACACTATTATAATTTTTTTGCTTTAATTGACAAGCAGTTTTCAAGATATTATCAATTAGTACTACAAACTATTATACAAAGCTTTCCTGTCTTATTGATTATACTCTTTGCTCCTCATACTTCTTGTTCTCAAGTCAAAGAAGAAATAACTCCTATTACGGAGATTCATGCATTAAGAAAAGACACTGTGTTCAAGATACAAGATAGAGATTTTGTGGATATGATGATTAAAGATTCTTTGTTGATATTAATAGCTAATAAGGATTCATTATATTTTCATGTTTTCAGCAAAACTACTTTAAATCCAATAATTAATTTCGCAAAAAAAGGAAATGCAGAGTTTGAATTTAACTATAGGCCATTATTTTTAAAACAACATTACGAAAACAAAAACTATTTTGAGGTGTTTGATCTATTTTCCATAAAAAAAATCAATATAAAAAATATACTTGATGAAAATAATATTGCAGGTGAAATTAAATCCGATAGACAAAATGAAGACTTAACCTTTAGCCGCGAAATTCTACGCCTTGATAGCAATTTTTTTACAGGTACTAGTTTAAATAGATCAGAGGGATTATTTTATATCTATGATATAAAGAATAGAAATAAAAAATGGATAAATTTCAATCCAAAGCTTAAAATTAATAAAAAATACTATGATAGTGTATATTATGGACTTATTGAAGTTAGTCCGGATAGTGAAAAAATTGTTTATTGCCCTCGTTTTTTTAATAGAATTCTCTTCTTTAATAGGGATGGGGAATTAATAAAAACATTGAATTTTTCAAAAACAAAAACTCCAACAATAGAAAAAAAGTATTTGGGCGTTTCTAATGAAGAGACAATATATTCTTATCAAACTTACCGAACTAGCAATTTTATATATGTATTAAGACCTCTCCGTTCATTAGATGATTTAATTGGTAATGTATCTCCTATAAAAGTACAAGTTTTGTGTCTCACTTGGGATGGCAATATTAGTGATGTATATGAAATA
Protein-coding sequences here:
- a CDS encoding NVEALA domain-containing protein, translated to MTKKTILSSIFAIALVAVAGMGITKSVNNDANLSDLALANVEALADSESGGGGYYDCKQGTESSHGTREFWCGTCSDTKINKSGITGGCRLN
- a CDS encoding NVEALA domain-containing protein, whose translation is MKKIVSHIIFLTFCVISGISIHNLIMKENKNIPDVTLFNVEALANAESPGQFNWCKTGTISSYGMWVLHCGNCDMQMVGYSTGEGYCYKK